One Lycium barbarum isolate Lr01 chromosome 5, ASM1917538v2, whole genome shotgun sequence genomic window carries:
- the LOC132640440 gene encoding superoxide dismutase [Mn], mitochondrial, with translation MALRTIITKRTLAGALGFRQQHRSVQTFSLPDLPYDYGALEPAITGEIMQLHHQKHHQTYITNYNKALEQLHEAITKGDTPTVAKLQSAIKFNGGGHINHSVFWKNLAPVRDGGGEPPKGSLGSAIDIHFGSIEAVIQNMNAEGAALQGSGWVWLGMDKELKRLVIEITSNQDPLVIKGPNLVPLLGIDVWEHAYYLQYKNVKPDYLKNIWKVMNWKYASEVYEKECR, from the exons ATGGCACTTAGAACCATAATTACCAAAAGGACCTTGGCCGGAGCTCTAGGTTTCCGGCAACAACACCGGAGCGTACAGACTTTCTCTCTACCCGATCTCCCTTACGATTATGGTGCCTTAGAACCTGCTATTACCGGTGAAATCATGCAACTTCATCACCAGAAACACCATCAAACTTATATTACAAATTACAATAAAGCCCTTGAACAACTCCATGAGGCTATCACCAAGGGTGATACACCTACTGTAGCTAAATTGCAGAGTGCTATTAAGTTTAATGGCGGAG GTCACATTAATCACTCAGTTTTCTGGAAGAACCTTGCCCCTGTTCGT GACGGTGGTGGTGAGCCTCCAAAGGGTTCTCTTGGCTCGGCCATAGACATCCACTTTGGCTCTATTGAAGCTGTAATACAAAATATGAACGCAGAAGGTGCTGCTTTACAGGGTTCTGGTTGGGTG TGGCTTGGTATGGACAAAGAGCTGAAGCGCCTAGTGATTGAGATTACCTCAAATCAG GATCCCTTGGTTATTAAAGGACCAAACTTGGTTCCTCTTTTGGGCATTGATGTTTGGGAACATGCATACTACCTGCAG TACAAAAATGTGAAACCAGATTACCTAAAGAATATATGGAAAGTCATGAACTGGAAATATGCCTCCGAAGTTTATGAGAAAGAATGCCGCTGA